gcggccgccgcggccggaatttgatcccgcgacctcgtgcatagcattccaacgccatagccactaagcaaccacgacgggttcGGCGAGGTGACCTTGAAGACTCCGCGCCAACCGGGGTCCATCCAGAACTTCGGGATGCCTCAAGCTTAGCTCAAGAAGGTCGGTGGAGAAAACAGCACACCCGTGGCGCGATTGGTCGACAACTGCCTCCCGGACAAATTCCACCGGGCTAGGGACTTGTTCGGCGCCGGCAACCTTGACTCGGTGATCGAACTCTAGGAGGCTGAAAGCTGCACAAGTTGTCGCTCGGGAGCCGAGAAACCCACATGGAAAGCTTTGCAATAAGAGAGCAAATGTTATTTTGAAAAGTTGaacaaattctggggttttacgtgccgataGCCCGATATGATTATacggcacgccatagtggggaactccgaattaattttgaccccctggagttctttaaggtgcacccaatgcacactactcgggcgtttttgcatttcgccccgtcaaaatgcggccgccacagccgggattttatgccgcgccctcgggcttagacACACAACGCCAAAGTCACcatgccaccacggcgggtagaaaaAAAGTATGTGTAATGTATCATTTGCAGAACAGAGAACATATCAAAAAGTGCTGCAAACACAAGAATAGACACGAGACTCAGTtggttaacgaaaaaaaaaaaaaaactaaccaacccctccccgaccggaaaatgagggtaagcgaagcttgtcctgggtgcacatAAACTAACCGTGATGCGACGTCTGCGACGGAGAgcacgacgtcactgacggtatgcccgcagtccgccgttgtcgcttgcgttcgatgtctagaCTTTgatcggcggcgtggttagcagcattcctCCGCCATTGCCGCTTTCGATTCTTCGAAAGCTTGAAAAGAAATATGTCggttacgtaagacaataaatggctcataccccagtaaacgcggtctccccattacgtcGACAGAAGAGCAGTGAAATTCCTACGCTGGAATGACTAGCGGCAACGCtgccagctgttgaagaagacgacgacgacgaacgccggcgcagtggcatgagcgcgtgtcgagcacgagaacgagcgcaacccgaggggcgccgacgagccagctgcggaagaaggcgacgacgctcgagccactgttgatgatgatagtttttcacgtccatggacgccaccgaaatctgtgccttataacaagctttgcttgaaaaacttggaggacgcttaaggttcgcctttaagagtgaaatgcggtagcattcaaagatccctgaatgcttgtcagtcttcccggcaactgcagctttcttttagtctccaccttcgcctctgcgcgccgcagccgttttacgctgctgaggaggcgagcgccatctgaaggGTGTTTCTGCAAGTAACCTAGCCGGGCTCGCCGCTGTATGAagggtagaaatgctggaaaaggcgtttgtgtttgagtttcctccgtaacagaattaagttttttcgtatattcaaattacaatccaacgcgatcatgtctgtaggttgtggttaagtcatgtACTTTGCGATTcctctgacggattttactttgagaaatttaattagtcccgccgtggttgctcagtggctatggtgttgggctgctgagcacgaggtcgcgggatcgaatcccggccacggcggccgcatttcgatgggggcgaaatgcgaaaacacccgtgtacttagatttaggtgcacgttaaagaaccccaggtggtccaaatttccggagtcccccactacggcgtgcctcataatcagaactggttttggcacgtaaagccctataatttttttttgagaaatttaattagcTCATGAACGCCTCTGCGCCGTGCGGAGGGCCTACGTGGTCGGGCTGGTTTTTTATTTTATCCTTGACACACAGCGCCGATGTGGCTTTacagtaaggggggggggggggggggatgatacCTATAACGTAACACATACATGCAGGTATATGGCAATAGAGACAACAAAATTAGAAAAGCAGCATCGCCATCAACAAAATAACCGAGCACAGTAATATAGATCGACGCAGTACACGAGCGTGTTTTGAAGCGCAAAAGTGTGTTATAACGCAAAAGAAAACATAAATGCTGTACACATGTAAACGCAGAGATACAGGAATATAACTTCAAAACAGGTATTTCACGCAGGAACAACTTGCAAAGATAAGCACAAACTCGGTACACCTTGAAAGAAGGACATGAAGCATGGCCGCTGCGCACAGATAACAGCTTCGAATGAAACGGTGAAATGACGTAACTTGGCTCAAGGCGGGATAGAATACTTCATTTGATGGGATAGCCGTAATAGCAGAAGCAAACGGTTCCATTGGCCAATCgttttcggaaaaaaaaaagagttactGTAAGCTGCCGTCCCGTATTTATATTCACGTACCTTTTGAGCATGGTCAAGTCGTGCGGATACGTAATATGGTTGGAGGATATATGTTTCGAGTGGAATTCCAATTTAGGAATTGTATATATTATGGAAACGTTTGAGCGTTAGCTTGGTTATGCGGTGGTTTAATACTTCCCACGCTAAGACTTTTTTAGCTATTGTTGCACTGAAGTTAGTTTGTTTAAATAATTTCCCAAGTACGTATCCGTGATGATTTTCGTAcgagatgattttctccgccacggacgccggcgcacacgccgacgccggattttctacgacacggggccctaaacgctgtcgCATTAATATTACACTACCAGGTGGAAGGCTCAGGACACACAGAGACACAAAACATCGCAAACAATAAAGCAACTTTATAGTGAAATAAACAATGAAATGCGCGCATTAGTCTAGGCCACAAAGTCAGCCACCTCCTGTAGGCCAGGCTTAAATATAAAAAGGTTGTAAAAACTACGAAGAATTTCATAAGTCGGCAAACGGACTGCTCTGCCTAACGCGGTCCATTCACACTGCATATATGCTGGTGCACGTATCAGTGTCCTTGTCAGTGGGACGGCCGATCTCCTCAATCTGGTCGCCGACGACTCTCTTGCCGCGCTGCCTTTGGTGTTCGCATCAAACCACCTCGATGACGCCGTGATTGCAGCTACAGAAGCTCCGCATTTGCACAGCCAAAACAGGACCTCCTTGGGTTCCACGATTTTGCGGACGCCCGTCGACGTAAATCTTGCCTAAGAATATCCGGCGCTTGCTCGACTCGCCATTCGTGTCACTGGTGGAACCGGCATCAAACGTCAGCGTTGTGCGTGTCATGGCATTGGTCTTGATGGCGGTGGAGTCACCGACGATCCTCGGGTCGACGAGGGAGCCGTGCGAAGAAGACGAGACGATGGCTACTCGGCTGCAGCTTTGAACCTCCGGGGTTTTGATAGCCGGGTCTAGGTTGTCAGTGTCAGAGAAATCCTTGGACCACTGGACGAGCTGGAACTTGTCCAGGAGGCTGTTCTCGGCCAATCGTGCCATGGGTGCGGTCTTGTCTCCGTCGAGCTGCTCCAACGAAGCTTGAGGCTCGCCGAAGTTCTCGATGGACTCGGGTTCGCGCGGAGTCCTCAAGGCTGCCTCGGCCAAGCTGAAGCTTCCCCGAGGGAGCATATCCATGAATAGGCAGTACGTCGCTCTGGGACACAGATCTTCAACCTTATCGTATCGAGTTCCGAGGTCCTCTATCGCCGTCCTGAGTGGATTAAAGAGGCCCAGGTTCCCTTCGTTGTCGTCAACTTCGTTTGGACTCACACCTAAACACCTAacggtgatgatgatgctgaAGCGTGAATTATAGgacaaacccactgtgggggataggccacgaaccgggtggcatattattgaaaattaaaataaattagttaataaataaacaatataaaaaaggaaaatgaatgaataattgaagatgagAGATAAACCGATAATAAAGACACAAAACATTTATACTAAGgcaggtgaggtgatgaagtcaggaaatttgcagccgcaagttgcaatcagctagggcaagacaggggtgattggagatcgcagggggaggccttcgtccagcagtggacatacatataggctgatgatgatgataactaaGGCAGTCAGCCTTGTCTATAGAGAGAAATACTAATTTAAACTTAATAAAATAAGTACGATAAAGGATAGAAGTAAAAATTTGTAAGTTAAATTTTGAATGATAATATAAATAAATTATAACTGCGAACTTGTGGTTTTAAGTTTTGAATTTTCTAAATTGTATTTTATTGAAGGAGAAATAAATCAATCACGGGAAATGGGAATATATTAATAAGGCAACCTTTTTGTATCACAGCGggaattataaatggctcggcaaacgcAGCCGGCTGAGCAGTGATACtacttcttcctcctcttctatACTTACGGCGCATCCCAAGAGGAAGGGATTGGTAAAGGAGACGCGAAAAACGTCTACTATCAATGATCGGGTGGATAAAAGAAGACGTTGAAGAATTTTGACGTGAGTCCCTAGGGAGAAAACATGTGGCTTTCTGTTTGACATAATGAGGAAATAAAGAAGTGATCAGAAGAAATGAGGAAAATAAAGTTGTAGAAAAGAGAATGAGCTACAGTTGGGAGCAGAACCCACAACTCCCGCGCTACGCGTGTGATGCTTTATCATTGAGCTACGGCGGTGACCCTCCTACCGTCGACTTTCCTGAATATTTGTGTATATGTTTAaaattagccctgggagtgttagctagcgccGTTCACGGGCGCTGTTAGTTTTGTCATTGCATCGTTTCGGGAGGGTTTTGCGGGAGATCCTTTCGTAATTTATAAACGCAGCATAAGAATGAACTTTCAACTGACCGTGGTTTTAGGTCATCCCTGTCAAGGATTTTCGCTGAATCGTACGCTTTGGCTCTTATCGCTAAATTGTTTCATTGCTGATTTTTTCGTAAAACATGGACTGACGACAAATATGTATTTACAGAGAGTTTGTACATACATACCTACTCATAGACGACGAACCACTTCTCATATGTGCCGACGATTTTCCCGAATCTGTTGCAGGTGCTCGAAAGCATTCTGGGAAACGGAGGTCTTAGCTGTTACTCTACATTCTACATCTGATGCCTCGAGTTGTGAGTAACCGTTGAACGGGATTTGCATTGCTGTTACTCACTTTCATTGCACTCATTAAGGGAAAGTATTTGTCTTTCTCTGTGGGACTCACGTCAAAACTCCTTATcgtgttgttttctttttgttttgcatgCCTGAGCATTCATATGAGAAATTTCACATACCTCCTTCACCAATTCCTTGCTCAGGGTATGTGTCATAACTACAGAAGACGaatattattgcactgctcaGCTCTGAAGACGTTTCTAACTTTAGTTCCCTCATAGGTGAATGTTGTAAAAATATTATGGGTACGAGGTCACTatggattacatttaaatgaaatggccgattcattagcgcgagcatccctgaacgCACCGATCGGTCCTTCCGGTGGTGGCACATATAACAGCGATCAGATGTCCAAAATTTTCAATTCGTAGAAATAtcattgaaacaataacatcggggactgcatttcagcacctaaaatttccgtggaaaatacagTGGTGTTCATCAAGACAATCGggagtaataatcacaaaattacgctgccgtgtcccccATTAAACCTATACTTACGCAGGGCTGGTCAGCCGATATGGCCCTTGTGTGAATTCCGCCTAGAAATAGTAACGATAGAACACTAATTTTTAATATGTCGCCCGTATAAATCACAAAgaaaaaagacttcttgaaattccgctcgcaaaattaggggtaaatttaacatcataAATAGTACTAACATTCGGTGCCTCAGTCCTGGCGTTTAGCCACAGGGTCGTATTGATGCCGTTTGTAGCAATGATGCTATGATGCTAATCATAGCATTACTATTATAAATTGTACTGCATTGGAAAATAATCTGTCTGCATGTTTTGATCACTAAATCGTACAGTAGTTGTTGTTTCTGGAAACAGTGTCTAAATGTTCAggcgcccaattcttggccaatcagccagagtgggtacgtgccatgtttAAAGgacaccaccatcatcatcatcagcaggcCGCACCATGCGGTCTTCGGTCTTCTTAGGGCGCGAGTCAGAAGGCAGCTGGGGACATGGGGATCGAGTACCTgagtcattaaaaaaattaaggggttttacgtgccagaactacgatctgattagaaggcactccggaataatattaaccacctggggtcctttaaggTGCACCCAGTACACGGTACACGGGCTTTTTGGCAGTTCGCCCCGTCGAAATTCGACCGCCGCGCCCTCGAGGTTAGCGACGCAATGCCAAAGCCATTATGCCACAACGGCGGGTAGCAAGAAAGTATGCGTAATGTATCATTTGCAGAGCAGAGAACATATAAACACAAGAATAGACACGGGACTCAGTTGGTAAACTCAATACTACGCTACCAGGTGGAAGGCGCAgcaaacacacagacacaaaacGTCGCAAACAATAAAGTAACTTTATAGTGAAATAAATAATGAAATGCTCGCATTAATTTAGGTCACAAAGTCAGTCACGTACTGCAGGCTAGGCTTAAATATAAAAAAAGTGGTAAGAACTGCGCAAAATTTCGAAATTCGGCGAACCGACTGCTCGGCCTAACGCTGTCCATTCACAGTGCATATGCGTTGGCGCACGTGTGGGTGTCCTCGTCAGTGGCGAGCACGAGCTCCTCGATCTGGTCGCTGACGACTCTCTTGCCGTGCTCCCTATGTTGTTCGCAGCAAACCACCTCGATGGCGCCATGCTTGCTGCTAGAGAAACTCCGCATTGGCACAGCCAGTACAGGACGTCCTTGAGCTGCACGATTTTGCGGACGCCCGTCGAAGTAAATCTCGCCGAAGAATATCCAGCGCATGCTCTGCTCGTCGTTCGCGTCACTGATGGAACCGGCATCAAACGTCAGCTTCGTACGCGTCATGGCATGGGTCTTGACGAGGATCGAGTCATCGACGAACCGCGGGTCGACGACGAAGCCGAGCGAACCAGACAAGACGATGGCTACTCGGGTGCAGCCTTCAGCGTCCCAGGGTTTGATGCCCGGGTCGAGGTAGTGGATGTCAAAGAAATCCTTGGACCACTGGATGAGCTGGAAGTTGTCTCGGAAGCTGTTCACGGCCAATCGTGCCATGGGTGCGCTCTTGTCTCCGTCGACCTGCTCCAACGAAGCTTGAGGCACACCGAAGTTCTCGACGGACTGGGATTCGAGCGGAGTCCTCAAGGTTACCTTGGCCAAGTTGAAGTTTCCCCGAGCGAGCATATCCATGAATGGGCAGTACGTCGCTCTGGGGCACAGATCTTCGACCTGGCTGTATCGGGTCCCGAGTTGCGCTTTCGCCGTCCTTGGTTGATCGAAGAGGCTTCGTTGTCGTCAACTTCGTTTCGACTCACACCCA
The DNA window shown above is from Dermacentor silvarum isolate Dsil-2018 chromosome 1, BIME_Dsil_1.4, whole genome shotgun sequence and carries:
- the LOC119440073 gene encoding microtubule-associated protein RP/EB family member 1, translating into MDMLPRGSFSLAEAALRTPREPESIENFGEPQASLEQLDGDKTAPMARLAENSLLDKFQLVQWSKDFSDTDNLDPAIKTPEVQSCSRVAIVSSSSHGSLVDPRIVGDSTAIKTNAMTRTTLTFDAGSTSDTNGESSKRRIFLGKIYVDGRPQNRGTQGGPVLAVQMRSFCSCNHGVIEVV
- the LOC119440084 gene encoding uncharacterized protein LOC119440084 translates to MDMLARGNFNLAKVTLRTPLESQSVENFGVPQASLEQVDGDKSAPMARLAVNSFRDNFQLIQWSKDFFDIHYLDPGIKPWDAEGCTRVAIVLSGSLGFVVDPRFVDDSILVKTHAMTRTKLTFDAGSISDANDEQSMRWIFFGEIYFDGRPQNRAAQGRPVLAVPMRSFSSSKHGAIEVVCCEQHREHGKRVVSDQIEELVLATDEDTHTCANAYAL